A stretch of DNA from Cytobacillus luteolus:
AAGCACAATCACAATTGACTTCACAATTGATTCAGACGGACAGCGTGTGGCTGAATCGTTTACAGTTAAAAATTAATTAATTGGCACAAAAACGGAAAAAGCTTGAGGGAAATATCAATCCTCAAGCTTTTATCTATTTTATGTGGGGATTTATTCAAGGTATTTATCGAATTAACGCATCGGGGGCCTGACCCCCGATGCGTTAATTCGGTAAAGTGACATTACATATTTAGCAGAAATGTCCATTTTTACAAAAAGAAATCCATATTATACTGGGCCCCTTTTCTATATAATGATGGTAACTATGTTACCAACCAAAAGGGGATACCAAAACGATGCTATCAAACATAAATCTTACATCCTCCGTCACAAAAAGAGACATTGGACTAATTCTTATCATTACGATCCTCGTAGATCTTGTCTTATACTTTACTAAGTTTTCTAGCTTCATGTTCACACTTTATGATTTACTGTTGATGATTACGTTTTACGTCGGGATTAAGCTTCATCATGTTCTTAGGGGCAACGATGATGGTCAACCAGAAGACAGAAAGTCCCTACTAAGTAAATTCGTCATCGTCTTTATTGCTTTTTACTGTGCAATGACGGTTATCGACTCATTATCTTACTCTCTTTTTGAATCGTACTGGGATAATCATGAGCAATATGTGGAGGATTCGGCAGCCTATGTAGATTCTGCAGTAGCTGAACCGCCTAAAGAGAACGCAACTGCCGAGGACATGACCTACTATGTCTTTAGTATCATCGATTCAGTAGGCTACGAGTTTCTGAGCTCGATTCTTGCGGGAACGGAAGAAATCTGGAGACTCGGTTATATGATTCTCATTTTGCTAGTACTAAAGGCAATCTTCCAAAAGAAATGGGATAGTGGAAACCATAAACCTTTCATAATCACAGCCCTGGTACTTAGCTCCTTCATGTTTGGTTGGAGCCATACTTTCGCATCTTATTACGACGACACATCTGTTTATATTGGTACTGTCATTCTATACTCAGCAGCTGGTATCATTTTAGGCTCACTT
This window harbors:
- a CDS encoding CPBP family intramembrane glutamic endopeptidase — encoded protein: MLSNINLTSSVTKRDIGLILIITILVDLVLYFTKFSSFMFTLYDLLLMITFYVGIKLHHVLRGNDDGQPEDRKSLLSKFVIVFIAFYCAMTVIDSLSYSLFESYWDNHEQYVEDSAAYVDSAVAEPPKENATAEDMTYYVFSIIDSVGYEFLSSILAGTEEIWRLGYMILILLVLKAIFQKKWDSGNHKPFIITALVLSSFMFGWSHTFASYYDDTSVYIGTVILYSAAGIILGSLLLWAKNLWILVAVHSLYDVLVTISWYYFNLALEVTILLLLVAYALNHVGAKKKVDMQQQTF